DNA from Oryzisolibacter sp. LB2S:
CACGCGGACGGGCGCCGACCAGCAGGGCGTAGTCGGTGTCCTTGAACGCCGTCATGGGATCGGAATGGGCCTCGATGCCGGCGAGCAGCGGGAAGGCGCAGTCCTCGAGCTCCATGATCACGCCCTTGAGCGCGTTCTGGGCCTTCTCGTCGGGGATTTCCAGCAGCTGCAGGATGACGGGCTGATCCTTGCCCAGCATTTCGCCAGAGGCGATGCGAAACAGCAGGGCATAGCCGATTTGGCCGGCGGCGCCGGTGACTGCGACGCGAACGGGCTTCTTGCTCATGAAAAACTCCAGAAAGGAAGTGACAAAAAAGGTGGTGACAAGGCAACACCGGCGCCAGCTACCGGCAGTCCATGCCTCGCAAACCTTGTGGATTTTACTGCCGAATCACCCCTATGGTCAATTTGTCTTATGTCTTATATAAGATATGATTGCACCCGACCGGCAACCCAGACACACAGCGCACCACCATGTCATCCCCGCCTCCGATCAACGCCGAAGGCACGCCACAGATCAATGGCGGCGCGGGAGTGATCACGCCCGCCTTCAGCCCGCTCTATCAACAGATCAAGGGCCTGATACTGCAGAGCCTGCAGCAGGGCGAATGGAAGCCCGGCGAGGCCATCCCCAGCGAGATGGAGCTGGCATCACGCTTTCGCGTCAGCCAGGGCACGGTGCGCAAGGCCATCGACGAGCTCGCGGCCGACAACCTGGTCACGCGCCGCCAGGGCAAGGGCACGTTTGTCGCCACCCACGCCGAGCGCCAGGTTCAGTACCGCTTCCTGAAGCTGCTTCCCGATGCCGGCGACGCGCGCGAGGAAGGCCCCGCTCAGCGCACCATCCTCGAATGCCGCCGGCTGCGCGCCAACGCCGAGGTGGCGCGCAGCCTGGCCCTGCGCGCGGGCGACTCGGTGATTCAGATCAAGCGCATCCTGTCCTTCGTGGGCGTACCCACCATCCTCGAGGACATCTGGCTGCCGGGCCAGGCCTTCAAGGGACTGACGGCCGAGCAGATGGCGCACTACCAGGGGCCGACCTACGCCATGTTCGAACTCGACTTCGGCGTGCGCATGGTGCGCGCCGAGGAGAAGATCCGCGCCGTCCTGCCCGATGAAACGCAGGCCCAGTGGCTCAATGTATCGCCCGCCACGCCACTGCTGAGCGTGGAGCGCCTGGCCTACACCTACAACGATGTGCCCATGGAGCTCAGGCGCGGCCTGTACCGCACGGACACGCACCACTATCACAACAAACT
Protein-coding regions in this window:
- a CDS encoding GntR family transcriptional regulator translates to MSSPPPINAEGTPQINGGAGVITPAFSPLYQQIKGLILQSLQQGEWKPGEAIPSEMELASRFRVSQGTVRKAIDELAADNLVTRRQGKGTFVATHAERQVQYRFLKLLPDAGDAREEGPAQRTILECRRLRANAEVARSLALRAGDSVIQIKRILSFVGVPTILEDIWLPGQAFKGLTAEQMAHYQGPTYAMFELDFGVRMVRAEEKIRAVLPDETQAQWLNVSPATPLLSVERLAYTYNDVPMELRRGLYRTDTHHYHNKLS